A genomic stretch from Chrysiogenes arsenatis DSM 11915 includes:
- a CDS encoding HD-GYP domain-containing protein has product MHDYYDEFDSTGTFRRELTPDEMLKLIFEYVAKISNEKQVDNLLVLMADLGRQLVVADRCTLWLLDDAKGELWTKVAHGIPPIRIPATAGIVGHAITDREPIILNDAYADPRFNQEVDRKTGYRTRNILALPIHNNDGEVIGAYQAINKMTEAAAFSPKDLEYIALAASYSGKALESAILYQEIEDTQREIIFTMSEVGESRSKETGNHVKRVAEYSRVLAQGIGLPDREVEILCLASPMHDIGKIGIPDAVLKKPGKLTEEEFEIMKTHASLGYEMLKNSRRPILRAAAIVAGEHHEKYNGRGYPHGTKGEEIHIYGRITAIADVFDALGSDRCYKSAWPLDRILNLFREERGQHFDPHLTDVFFDRLEEIVAIRDKFSDIFTKETAPEA; this is encoded by the coding sequence ATGCACGACTATTACGATGAATTTGATTCCACCGGCACGTTTCGTCGTGAACTCACTCCCGATGAGATGCTCAAGCTTATTTTCGAGTATGTCGCCAAAATTTCGAATGAAAAGCAGGTCGATAATCTGCTTGTCCTGATGGCCGACCTTGGCCGACAGCTGGTGGTCGCTGACCGTTGTACGCTGTGGCTGCTTGATGATGCCAAAGGTGAGTTGTGGACAAAAGTCGCGCACGGCATCCCTCCCATACGCATCCCCGCTACTGCTGGCATTGTGGGTCACGCAATTACTGATCGCGAACCAATTATCCTGAACGATGCCTATGCCGACCCCCGTTTTAACCAGGAAGTTGACCGCAAAACTGGCTATCGCACCCGCAACATTCTCGCGCTGCCGATTCACAATAACGATGGCGAAGTTATCGGGGCATATCAGGCGATCAACAAAATGACCGAAGCCGCTGCCTTCAGCCCGAAAGATCTTGAATATATTGCGCTAGCAGCCTCGTATTCTGGGAAGGCACTGGAGTCGGCCATCCTCTACCAAGAAATTGAAGACACTCAAAGAGAAATTATATTTACCATGTCTGAAGTCGGCGAAAGCCGTTCGAAGGAAACTGGCAACCACGTTAAACGGGTTGCGGAGTACTCGCGCGTGCTCGCCCAAGGAATCGGGTTGCCGGATCGCGAAGTGGAAATACTCTGTCTCGCCTCGCCCATGCACGATATTGGCAAAATCGGTATTCCCGATGCCGTGCTGAAAAAGCCGGGCAAACTCACCGAAGAAGAGTTTGAAATCATGAAAACCCATGCCAGCCTCGGCTACGAAATGCTGAAAAACTCACGCCGACCGATACTGCGAGCTGCCGCGATTGTTGCTGGCGAACACCATGAAAAATACAATGGGCGTGGCTATCCACACGGCACCAAGGGTGAGGAAATCCATATCTACGGACGCATCACCGCTATTGCCGATGTCTTTGATGCCCTTGGAAGTGATCGCTGCTATAAATCCGCTTGGCCGCTCGATAGAATTTTAAATCTCTTCCGCGAAGAGCGCGGCCAACATTTTGACCCACATCTGACTGATGTTTTCTTTGATCGTCTCGAAGAAATAGTCGCCATCCGCGATAAATTCAGCGATATCTTCACGAAAGAAACGGCACCCGAGGCATGA
- a CDS encoding zeta toxin family protein, with protein MLERPEKKIVIIAGPNGAGKTSFAREFLPNEADCPIFVNADLIAAGLSPFAPERVAVTAGRLMFKRITSLVNSGESFAFETTLAGRGYAKLIPQWRAQGYRVKLIFLKLASVELAIERVATRVAQGGHVIPDPVIRRRFVAGWQYFDNLYRPLLDCWQVYDNSGEEPILLEEKL; from the coding sequence ATGCTTGAAAGACCTGAAAAGAAGATTGTGATAATTGCTGGTCCGAATGGGGCGGGGAAGACGAGTTTTGCTCGGGAATTTCTTCCAAATGAAGCGGATTGTCCTATTTTTGTGAATGCGGATTTGATCGCGGCGGGTTTATCCCCGTTTGCGCCGGAGCGGGTGGCGGTGACGGCAGGTCGCCTGATGTTTAAAAGGATCACTAGCCTTGTCAACTCGGGTGAGAGTTTTGCTTTTGAGACGACTCTGGCAGGACGAGGCTACGCAAAATTGATCCCGCAGTGGAGAGCGCAAGGCTATCGGGTAAAACTGATTTTTCTGAAGCTCGCCAGCGTAGAGCTTGCCATTGAGCGAGTCGCCACCCGTGTCGCACAAGGTGGGCATGTAATTCCGGATCCTGTCATTCGGCGTCGCTTTGTTGCCGGTTGGCAGTATTTTGATAATCTCTATCGTCCCTTGTTGGATTGCTGGCAGGTGTATGACAACTCGGGCGAGGAGCCAATTCTCTTGGAGGAAAA